One genomic window of Solanum dulcamara chromosome 10, daSolDulc1.2, whole genome shotgun sequence includes the following:
- the LOC129870794 gene encoding putative SWI/SNF-related matrix-associated actin-dependent regulator of chromatin subfamily A member 3-like 1, protein MSIKTQFFSLYTRLSLFKLSLPLCRSHLNRGKKMLEGRDPVDVFMSLDRWPLSPLEEEEETDTTAAREMYMVGFVIVNVVGLQYYTGTISGREIVGLQREPLNQYDSNAIRVLNTRSIQVGHIERSAAMVLAPLLDARLITIDGIVPKVARPGNRYKLPCQVHIFARFEAFEMVKSGITNGGLYLIGESNPSFTLSEAQIVKERRSTLEGRDIDEIFKLLDDKVSKKEELKALEPPKSIIKSKLLLHQMEGLRWLVQREKSEELPLFWEEKEGNYVNVLTNYSTNKRPEPIRGGIFADDMGLGKTLTLLSLIALDKCGDVISSIKSGHLNSERDDGLDEEEDTCASSFSKRNRTGRDSRKANNSRKKQKTEQTHTLQVKGNTVFSPDRCSGNSNSGPTLVVCPPAVFSAWTSQIEEHTKPGSLKSYIYYGERTGDANELEKYDIVLTTYSILASEDAWIDSPIKKIEWWRVILDEAHVIKNVNAQQSRAVNNLKANCRWVVTGTPIQNNSFDLYSLMAFLRFEPLSIKSYWNSLIQRPLAQGDEKGVSRLQVLMSTMSLRRTKEKALTGLPSKSIETFFVELSGEEREIYDQMESEAKKIVNQYISSDSSMKNYWTVLSVIVRLRQICVDIALCPSDLRSLLPSNKIGDVQSNPQLLDKMLSALQDDEGIDCPICIFPPTNGVITSCGHIFCKSCILKTIKRAKPCCPLCRHPLTETDLFSCPPEASNAANSGSSSTASSKVNALLKLLVASRDESPRRKSIVFSQFRKLLLLLEEPLKASGFKILRLDGSMNAKKRCQVIKEFEIPAPEGPTILLASLKASGAGINLTAATRVYLMEPWWNPAVEEQAMDRVHRIGQKEDVKIVRMIARSTIEERILELQEKKKLLARKAFRKKGSQDQREISVDDLRTLMHL, encoded by the exons ATGTCCATAAAAACccaatttttctctctctacaccCGCCTTTCCCTTTTTAAACTCTCTCTCCCTTTGTGCCGCTCCCATTTGAATCGAGGGAAAAAAATGCTAGAAGGGAGAGACCCAGTTGACGTTTTCATGAGTCTTGACCGATGGCCTTTGTCACCGcttgaagaggaagaagagaccGACACCACTGCAGCAAGGGAGATGTACATGGTGGGTTTTGTGATCGTCAACGTTGTGGGTCTTCAATACTATACTGGTACAATCAGTGGACGAGAAATTGTTGGACTTCAACGTGAACCGCTGAATCAGTATGATTCAAATGCTATAAGAGTGCTTAATACTCGTTCTATTCAAGTTGGACACATCGAACGCTCCGCCGCTATGGTTTTAGCACCGCTTTTGGACGCCCGTCTCATCACCATTGACG GAATTGTTCCAAAGGTGGCTCGTCCAGGAAACAGATACAAACTTCCCTGTCAAGTTCACATCTTTGCAAGATTTGAAGCATTTGAAATGGTAAAATCAGGAATTACAAATGGTGGGTTGTATTTGATCGGCGAGAGCAATCCGTCATTTACACTTTCAGAGGCACAGATAGTGAAGGAGAGAAGAAGTACACTAGAAGGGAGGGACATTGATGAGATATTTAAGCTGTTGGATGACAAAGTCAGTAAAAAGGAAGAACTGAAAGCATTAGAGCCACCCAAAAGTATAATAAAGTCAAAGCTTCTTCTGCACCAGATGGAAGGATTGCGGTGGTTGGTTCAGAGGGAGAAATCTGAAGAATTACCTCTATTTTGGGAAGAGAAAGAGGGTAATTATGTGAATGTCTTGACAAATTACTCTACCAATAAAAGACCTGAACCTATAAGAGGTGGAATATTTGCAGATGATATGGGGTTGGGGAAGACACTTACTCTCCTTTCTTTGATTGCTTTGGATAAATGTGGTGATGTTATTTCTTCGATCAAAAGTGGGCATCTTAATTCTGAGAGAGATGATGGATTAGATGAAGAGGAAGACACATGTGCTTCTTCATTTAGTAAGAGGAATAGAACGGGAAGAGATAGTAGAAAGGCTAACAATTCACGGAAGAAGCAAAAGACTGAACAAACACACACTCTACAGGTGAAGGGAAACACAGTGTTTAGTCCTGACAGATGTTCTGGCAATTCAAATTCAGGGCCGACATTGGTTGTTTGTCCACCAGCTGTATTCTCAGCATGGACCTCACAGATTGAGGAGCACACAAAACCAGGTTCACTGAagtcatatatttattatgGAGAGCGGACTGGAGATGCCAATGAGCTGGAAAAGTATGACATAGTTTTAACTACTTATAGTATTCTGGCTAGTGAAGACGCATGGATAGATTCTCCTATCAAAAAGATAGAATGGTGGCGAGTTATCTTGGATGAGGCACATGTCATTAAGAATGTGAATGCTCAGCAAAGTCGAGCAGTTAACAACTTGAAAGCTAATTGTAGATGGGTGGTAACAGGAACGCCAATACAAAATAACTCATTCGATTTGTATTCTTTGATGGCATTTTTGAGATTTGAGCCTCTGTCTATTAAATCCTATTGGAACAGTTTGATACAACGTCCACTTGCCCAGGGAGATGAGAAGGGGGTGTCGAGGCTGCAG GTCCTAATGTCAACCATGTCTTTGAGAAGGACCAAAGAAAAGGCTCTAACTGGTTTGCCATCAAAATCTATTGAGACTTTTTTTGTGGAACTTTctggagaagaaagagaaatttaTGATCAGATGGAATCAGAAGCTAAGAAGATTGTCAATCAATACATCTCTTCTGATAGTTCAATGAAAAACTATTGGACTGTGCTGAGTGTAATTGTGCGACTTCGACAAATCTGTGTAGATATAGCCTTGTGTCCTTCAGACCTGAGATCTTTACTTCCATCGAATAAAATTGGAG ATGTGCAAAGCAACCCACAGTTGTTGGACAAAATGCTCTCAGCGCTACAAGATGATGAGGGAATTGATTGTCCAATCTGCATTTTTCCGCCTACCAATGGTGTCATTACTTCTTGTGGGCATATATTTTGCAAGTCATGCATTTTGAAGACGATAAAACGTGCCAAGCCTTGCTGCCCACTTTGCCGCCATCCTCTGACAGAAACTGACCTATTTTCCTGCCCACCTGAAGCATCTAATGCTGCAAATAGTGGAAGTTCATCGACTGCATCATCCAAAGTGAATGCACTCCTAAAACTTCTTGTTGCATCAAGAGATGAAAGCCCTAGAAGAAAATCAATTGTCTTCTCTCAATTCAGGAAGTTGTTGCTCCTACTTGAAGAGCCGCTTAAAGCATCTGGTTTTAAGATATTGCGCTTAGATGGGTCAATGAATGCAAAAAAGAGATGCCAAGTGATAAAGGAGTTTGAAATCCCAGCTCCGGAGGGGCCTACCATCTTGCTTGCAAGTCTAAAAGCTTCGGGGGCTGGAATAAATCTTACAGCTGCTACTAGAGTCTATCTTATGGAACCTTGGTGGAATCCCGCAGTTGAGGAGCAAGCTATGGACAGAGTCCATAGAATTGGACAGAAGGAAGATGTGAAGATTGTGAGGATGATTGCACGAAGCACCATTGAAGAGAGGATACTGGAActgcaagaaaagaagaaactgCTGGCGAGGAAGGCTTTTAGGAAGAAGGGTTCTCAAGATCAAAGAGAGATTAGTGTTGATGACCTTCGTACCTTGATGCACTTGTGA